The following nucleotide sequence is from Gadus macrocephalus chromosome 18, ASM3116895v1.
AACGTTGAAATGGCTCGCTAGCACATTCCAATGTTGGACTACCTATCTGGCTTACACCTATGTTTGGAGTACCTTACTACACGGCGTTCCCTAACGTCGCAATACCTAGCTAGCACACTGTAACGTTGTAATGGCTAGCTAGCAGTGGGTTGCTAGTAGATCATTAGCCACACGGTCTCCCTTGGTATGTGACGTGGTTCCGGGCGCGCTGGCTCATCCCTTCACGGTGTTGGGCATTTCAAAAAAAGCATGGCGCGTTCGACCGTCTTGAGTTATCAGCATTTTCCATGTAAAGCTTGAAACGTTGTTCCTCTCTGAAATGTTACccgtgtttttgtttttcctttcctttttgaGTGTTTCCATTTGTACGGGACTGCTAAATGATATGCTTCAGAGCAGTTAGACGGCCTGCATATGAAGTTAGGAGTCCTGGAACGCTTTCCCACGGTTTCTAACGTCCCTGGTGGGGTGACGCAGGCCCCCTGAGCGGTTGAGCTCGCTGGTGAAGAAGCGCCAAGGTTGTAGACGCTAACCGCTTCAGACTAATGAAGGAAGCAACCCTGGGCCAGCTGTCTGGTTGCTGATGATAGAACATGTCCCGGTCCTGGCTGTGGAGGACACCCCTGCCCCAGGGGCGGAGCGGGGGTGCAGACTGCTTGTCTGACACCCAGGGCCCCACCCAGCAACCTCTGGTCAAAGATTGTAAATCTGTaagtctctctcccctcctcaaacTGCTTCGATGGGGGTTTTCCtcaatacattaataaacatgatTCGATCCTACTATTCTGCTGTcgatgtttttattgttgttgccTCTTTTATTATGATTTTGGTAGTCCATGATGTATTCTATCTTTATAAAAGACCGGTTAATAAAACCGTTATAGAAATCACCCGACTAATATGAAAATTAGGGTTAACTGGTGAAGGCTACACCAGCCACACGGGTAGTCGGCTAGTGTTCCGGTAAGTTAATATAActgataaaatgaaaaaaagcgTATGTTAATTACCTTAATTCTATTATCAGCTTGTATTATATAATGCATTCAGAATTAAGCATACTGTCTTACCGAATATCTAGAGCTGCTATTCCATACGCTGTTGTTGCCAAACATGAGACGGCGAACCGCATACGTCACGCTGCACACCTTCACCTGTCCTGTCGAAAGTTGTCCGCTGCACACGACGCTCCTCCCCGCAGGTTTTTTTTAGCTTCCAATAAAACCGAACTCTAGCTATCCACTTAAGAGGAATTCGACTCGTCCTGTGGCTACAAACATTGGAGAAATGTTGATGGTCCAAACAACCACAGGTACGTTTTCACCTCCGCTCTGTCCAACATGTACGAGGCGAACAGGTGTAGGGAAATACGTGCCAACTCGCCGGGTGATACTATATGGCCTGTATAGAGTAGAACTAACTAGCTTCCCGATCAAAATGTTTTCATCGCCTAGTACGACTCGGACCACGAAAGCGTAGTATCCGACCGTAAAACCATGGGCAATGTTTGAGGCCCCTGGCCCATACCAGCTCCAGGAGGTAGGTTGAGGACAGGATGTTAAGTTTCGGGGATTTCTTTCATTAATCACTAATACAATAGACgtgcaataaataaaaagtgttTTGTACAATAACTTAACAATTTGCCGGCATTGATCAAGCAACTTAATTCCGGTAGAGCTTTGATATTATGACCATTGGGAATGACGTTGACGCTGTGATCAGGCACGCCTAAAGCGATGTGACATATGTCGTCATTTTAAGGACACGTTTTGGCGTTTTGTAACTTACTTATTCTCACGAAGTCATCCAAGGGACACATATTGACTTTTGAATTGTTAAGAAGTTGTCTTTCAGGTGTGCTGCTATTTCTCTTTGGTTGTTGTGTCCACACGGGGCGATGGGAGTGTGACGTCACACACCTTAACTTGTCAAACAACCCCGGCCTTCCTCCTGTTTATTTCTTTGGTCTGAACGAAAAGTTTGATCGGAAATTGAAGTTAGTTGGTAACATTGATTATATTTGATATTGATtgaacattttatttcatttttgtactttgttacaATGGACACCCAATGGCGCCTTCTTACAAGGTGAATTGTTGGAGTTGGTATCTTGGCAGTATTATGCTTGGCAACATGCTGGAGTAGTAAGCATGGTGTCCTTCCAGGTGATATTAAAGAGTTGTAACCATAGCAGCCTGTTTCTAGGCGATGTGGTGGGGTTGTAAAAATAGCAGCATTTTGTTAGGCGATGTACAGTTGTAACCATGACGGGTGGTTGCTAGGCGAAATGACAGCGGTGGCCGGGCCCTGGGAGGAGTTGATGGAGGGGGAAGACGACAGCTACCTGTCCGGCTCCACCATGACCCTTGACCTCCTGGACGATGAACCCCCTGCCTTACGTCACCCCGAGCCACGCCCCCTGACCCACTCCCAGCCAATCACCATCAGCCCTGCCAGgtagggtaacacacacacacacacacacacacacacacacacacacacacacacacacacacacacacacacacacacacacacacgcgcgcgcaatCATGATTTGATGCAATATGGAACTTATGTTTCACTTTCTCCATGATGCATTCTAGCTTTAATCTATTCTTCCCCTCTGACTTAAGATACGAAGAAAGTACAGGACATTAGTAGAagtagaaatgtgtgtgtgtgtgtgtgtgtgtctctctctctctctctctctctctctctctctctctctctctctctctctctctctctctctctctctctctctctctctctctacactgaTCATGTATACCGTCACTGATTTTCAGGGTGAAAGCTGATGAGGGCCGGTGGTCCTCCTCTTTGCCCTCCATACCCAATCCCTTCCCAGAGCTGTGTAGCCCTCCCCAATCCCCTGTGGTGATTGGCTCAGTCCCACCATCGGCAAGCGACAAACATGTACGTTTATTTATATTCTGTTGAGCGGGATGTCACTGTTAATATTACGCAGCAATAACATCAAATAAAACTTTTCTTCCATAGTGCCTTTGGGAAGAACAGCAATACAAAATGCCAAACAAGGGAAACTCCATGACAAGAATGGGTTTAAAATAATAGAATTACCTCAATGTGATTATTATTGAGGTAAATGTCGGTGCTATTGTAATTAATATCAGTACTATTGTaatatatcatttttttaattcGTTAACAGtttttatcttatttttttacaatttatattGATATCAGGATTAAGTatcagtatttattttttgtatgtatattttttattttacataatgAACAACAAAGATAACAAACAGgaacagcaacaaaaacaacaacaacaacagcaagaaaaacaaaaacaaaacaaagacaaaaaacaaaacatgaatgaaagTTCATGAATACATTCATGAGTCAccccaactacacacacactctctcacacacacacacacacacacacacacacacacacacacacacacacacacacacacacacacacacacacacacacacacacacacacacacacacacacacacacacacacatttttcccCCATTTTTTCCCCACACAGTATTTATAATAGTAACTGTATAATTATTAATATCTATATTTGTATCAATCACCATATAATTATGAATAACCACATTGATGTAATTATGAGTAACCGTATTAATAGCATTATCGATATAATATTATTGCGTACTTGACTCGACTGCAGTAGCGCGACATGTTGAGGTTTGATTGACATAAACATgtgcgtacatgcgtgtgtCAATCAAACCTCAACATGTACGCatacgcacgtacgcacacatgcactcacgctGTCTTCATTTTGGCTCACAACACGAGACTGGCATTGATTCAATCTGCAGCCCGAAGCACACAGTTGATTAAACTCGACAACAAATACACTGAGATGAACTCTTCAGTCTGATGCCTGAAGCACACGGTTGATTACAATCTCATACAAATGAAGTGAGTCCATTTAAGTCTTGTTATCCGGCACTGTGGCAGCTAAATATGGGACATGTGGTGAGGCGATACGGCTCGATAAAGAAGGCATGCATGAAGCCAtctgtgtgttgcaggtgttATCATAGAATGGCTTTTGTTGGATTTCTCTGTCACAGTAGAAGGTCTACAGAAGCTGTCCAGCCTGATTATGAAGAGCAGAATGCTGTATTTACTTCTAGCATCTGTTCTCTCTCAGCTTGTGTATGGCTGTGTTCCCACCAAAGGAGGAGTTTCCCCTCCTGATAGACACTTTCAACACCCCCTCTGTAGCTACAACATTGGTTTCTTTCTCCAGTGTGCCGGTTTCAGGTCAGGTCAGTCTCTTTCCCTGAGTGGTGATTGGCTGCCATCAGTTCTGATGTCATACACCGTGTCTGACACCTGGCCCACCTCAGggcattgtgtttgtgtcttcaaGTGTACAAAAGGCtgctgttgacagactgactcCGTAGCTTCTGATTCACATCTAGAACCAGTTAGTCGGTAGGCCGGAAAATCCCTCCCAGGCGGTCTTCCCTGTCTACCTGTTGTGTCTGGTTGCTGGTTGAGAGGATTCTCGGCCACATCACTACGCGTTGTTGACGGTTGAGGACGCCTGGAACCATCAAGGCATACCATGGCCATGAGTGATGGCCGCTCATTGTTCTGTTCACGTGTCATTCTGCGGAACCGTACCCTAGAAACACAGTGTTTCCCATCCACTACCGGAGTGTGACTGGGAGGTGTTGGGCTCAGTGCACTCGGGTCTTGTCTGGGTGGTTTAGTGAGGCTGTCACACAGGGCAGCCTAGGGGTTGATCTGAGGCCTCACAGTGAAGTTCCTGGATTTGTACATGGAGTTTACCGGCTGCTGTTGTTGGTTCCCTAATATTTGACTAAATGGACTCACTGTATGTGCTCTCCTCCTCAAGTTCGATCCTTGATTGTCCCAGCTCGGTCTCTTCACCTGTGGTTGTATAATCTCAGATCCAGCAGCCCTATTTTATAGCAGAAATTGTCGGGGGGTAACGGAAACCAAGAACTGCATGTTTCGTTAGAGATAATAAACAGAAGAAAGCACATTTGCGTGTGGATGAAAGGGTTTCTCCAGTGGAAAGATACTCTGTTGATTTAAAACCTTTACGGACCAGTTTTTACAGTTTATTGGCCGTTTATATGTTGCAGTTTTTCATTTGACTCTGTTGTACTTCCTGTAAATTGTTATGGAGTCACAAAGAATCCCGTCCTTATGATTCCATGATAACAATCACCTCATCTGTGTGTTTCTATGATGACAAGGAGAAAATTGGTTTCATTGGTTTACTCCCTTAGTTACTTCCTCATCAGAGGACTGTCAGAAAATACGGTTAGATTGGGCATAAAAGACAATATTTTTTCACCTACGTATGACATACTGCTAATCAAATCTGTAGGAAGTGATATAGGTTAACGATGATATTTAAAGAAACTGCAGTATGAAATGGTATCACACAACAATTAGGTAGTTCAAAATAATGGTCTTCAGTCTTATAAAGCCAATCTTTTTATAGATATGTATCgatgtatatagatataaaaaagCATAGAAAAAAATTATGATTTCTGCTGATAGTTAAAAATAAGTCTTCAGCCCTTTAAGTAAATCTtgatatgtatctatgtatatagatataaaaaagCATACCAGAAAAATGATTTCTTCTGATCAAGTTGATATAATGAATATTAATTTAAAGATGCAACATGAACAATCTGAGTATTATCATGAATGTATATCAGATAATATGGCATCTATCTCATGATTGCAGCTGATCAGGGTGTTTGGGGAGGACAGCTACAGCCGGTCTCTGTGGGTGTCTCGTGGGGCTACAGCCAAGGAGGTGTGCCATCTGCTGGTACAGACAGCTCACTGCAGCGACCAGGAGAGCTGGGCCCTCATCGAGTTCCACCCCTCACGCGGCCTTGGTAACAATGGAAGCCATCCCCATTAcccaactctgtgtgtgtgtgtgtgtgtgtgtgtgtgtgtgtgtgtgtgtgtgtgtgtgtgtgtgtgtgtgtgtgtgtgtgtgtgtgtgtgtgtgtgtgtgtgtgtgtgtgtgtgtgcacgtctgacAAGTAATAACGGTTctaatgagtttctgaaaaccTGAAGATtttagaaaatatttatttgtttttgtggcATTGCGGTCAAAATGATTTATCTTCCTCTTTGATCCTCTTTTATGACTATCttttaatatacagtatatttatgAGTTGTAGACTGATAGGGAAGTGGGCAGTGAGAGTGAGACTTCCACTAGGTTGAGACTTAACACTGAATACATTTCAGATATATTTCGTAATTTTGCGAAAGCAAATGAAAGCCACTTGCAGTGAGGTTAGGCTGCATACATGGAAGCAGATTTGGTGACCCAATGCACAATTGGAAGAATTATTTGAAGAAATAATTAAAATTAATATTTGACATAATCAGAGCAGCGAGTGTAGGGGCTTGGTGTAGCCCACAACGTTTGGGCTGGGAGTGGAACACCCTAATCAATAGAGAGTCCCCTGATGTACAATGTGAATCCTGTGTGATAATGTACCATGGAGTCTGTAGTGAgccactctccctctcatctaGAGCGATGTCTGGAGGACCATGAGATGGTTCTGCAAGTCCAGACCTCCTGGTCCATCAAGACTGACGCCAAGCTGCTGTTCCGGAAGAACTACGCCAAGTACGAGTTCTTCAGAACCCCCACTGTGAGTCCTGGCACGTCCTGTTCTGTGGTCCCGGGTCTAGGACCAGGTGTTTATGCGTTAAATCTCTTTCTCTTCTGTTGTGTTGGAATGCACGTTTTTGCTTGTATTGACTTGTGGTGCTGTGTAAATACATGCATTTATTGGAATGATCCTTTGTAATACAAATATTTAGTCCTTTAGCAGAAGGTCTTATAGTACATACTTTTGGATGCATTCCCTTAGGAAGCAGGTAAGGCTTAGGGACATCCTGTTCTAGGATGGTTACAGTTAGACTGGTGAGAAGTTGTGCGGAGAAACCTCCTAGAATCTTTGGGAACCATGTCCGCCCAGTGCATTACTCTGTTCTGCATTCCATTATCCCACAAAGGTACCATTTAGAATGCATTTCTATTTAGTCGTGTTTCCCCAAGGCTTTGGACAGATTCCCCACCCAACTACCCAGTTGAATAAGATATTTTGCAACAATGCAATAGGAAGGAAGTGCCTACTTCCTcaacaacccccacacacacacaaactccaccAACCACACATGAATCATGATGAACTGTGTCAGTCCCCTGGCAGAACATTGTAGCGTGCTAACAAACAGCGTGTTTACACGCCATTGTCCCATGGTCTGCAGCTCTTCTTCCCAGAGGCCATGATCTCTGACAGCGCAGACGCCTCCCACGGCATCAAGTCCTCCGAACTCATCGAGGTAAACCCTTACTCCACCTGGTAAACCAATGGCATTCATCCCTTGACCTGGTTAACCAATAGCATTCATCCTACGACCTGGTTAACCAATAGGACTCTTCCTACGACATGGTTAACCCATAGAATTCATCGTACAACCTTGTTATCCAATAGCATTCATCCTACGACTTTGTTAACCAATAGCATTCATCATACATTCTACAAAACAATGTGCCTAGATTACATAATTATACATTTAATAGGgattttattttagtttatGTTAATCAGACAAAATATGGCAGATTATCGTCAACAAAAAGTTTATAGCCCTATAGCATCCATCCATGTAAGGAAACCTGCCTCGCgtgttaaaggagacatattataccaccaggtgtgagtgtgattagccttacaagccgtttcgaaaatccgccccatatgacatcactagtgggcgtgtctacCTAGATCGGTGCTGGATAGCTCAGTCtaacagcctacccagtggactgaagtcaACCTTGCTCATCTATGCAGCACAgagctaggtggacacgccccctagtgatgtcatatcGGGCAGatattcaaaacggcttgtaaggctaaccacactcacacctggtggtgtaatatgtcccctttaagtgacgatgcccctctccctcctagACCCTGCTGCGGTCGGGTTCGTGTCCGGAGATCCAGGGCTTCCTGCAGGTGAAGGAGCACAGCCGCCGCGCCTGGAAGAGGGTCTACTTCCTGCTGCGTCGCTCCGGCCTCTACTCCTCCACCAAGGGATCCTCCAAGGTCAGCTGACCTCTCTGTGTAGAGCTTCCCAGGGATGGCTGACGGCTGCCTCATGTTTttaacccgtgtgtgtgtgtgtgtgtgtgtgtgtgtgtgtgtgtgtgtgtgtgtgtgtgtgtgtgtgtgtgtgtgtgtgtgtgtgtgtgtgtgtgtgtgtgtgtgtgtgtgtgtgtgtgtgtgtgtgtgtgtgtctaggagcCTCGCCACCTCCAGTGTGTAGCAGACCTGGGCCAGCTCAGTGTCTTCCAGGTGGTGAACGGTCGTCGGCTGTACGGAGCGCCCAGCAACTACACCTTTTGTATCaaggtacacgcacgcacgcacgcacgcacgcacgcacgcacgcacgcacgcacgcacgcacgcacgcacgcacgcacgcacgcacaaatgcacacaccatacacacgcatgcatgcagtcactcactcactcgtaaTTTCTGTACAACCTGTCTTTTCTATAGATCCTGTAGAGCTTAATATGAGTGGTTaattgtgtgtgcgtccgtgtgtgcgtgcctgtgtgcctgtgtgtctgtgtgtatgtgtgcgcgcgcgcgcgtgtgtgtgtgtgtgtgtgtctgtgtgtcggtgtgtctccAGCCTGCCAGAGAGCCTGTGCACACTCGTGGTCTGAAGCTGCTCTGTGCCGAGACTGAAGAGGCTCGCACCTGCTGGACCTCCGCCTTCAGGCTCTTCAAGGTGTGACCTCATGACCCCTGAACCTATGACACCTTAGGTTCCACACACTGTCAAACCTAACGATGTTCTttcttttctgtgtttgtgtgtgtgcgtctgtctgtctatgtgtgtatgtgtgtgtgtgtattggggggATTCAGTATGGGAAACAGCTTCATTCTAACTTCCAGTTCTCAAAGTCAGCTGCTCAGTGGTCCAACGACCGGACAGAAACCAGACTGGTAAGAACCCATCATACACACTATATGTGCGCGCCATACCCAGTATATCCATTATACCAAGTATACCCAGTGAACACACTATACCCAGTATACAAACTATAACCAGTTTTTATACTGGTATAGTGCCCAGTATATGCCCACTATACTGAGGTATTCTGAGTGAGTATTGAGATAAGCCCAATATAGCCACTATACGCAGTATAAGCCCTCTAGATTGACCATTCCCATTATATCCCCACTATACCCACTTTACCCAGCATGCCCGGTATAAAACCACTATACATAGTATCCACAGTCCACACTATAGCTAGTTACACATTATAACTAGTTTACCGAAATGTACAGTATTTaatagtttgcgtgtgtgtgtttgtgtgtgtgtttgtgtgtgtgtgtgttacagaggGGCTCCGACGCCAGCCTGGTTGCCATGGATTTCTCGGGCAGTGCGGGGCGAGTGATCAGCGCCAGCGAAGCCAAGAGTGTTGAGCGAGAGGAGGGGCAGAGCTGGAGGGTGAGAGACATCGACACATATAGACACTgaggcatggagagagagacagagacaggcaggcagacaggagaGAAAAAGTACGATTTACATTCTTGTGTTTCATTTACGCTTTTTGTGCTTGCATTAAATATTTTTCGtataaattgtcatgtttttgtCGTGCAGATGTAATGGAAATTGATAGCAACCGTGAGTGGTTCAACACAGACAGGCTGTAACACAAGGTCTTCCCCTGTAACTTTCTCTGACCCAGAGAAGAGAAGCCCTCCTGGGCAACCTAGCCGGCCGGGCCCCAGGCCTCAGACCAGACTCTGGGGTTCCAGGGGCCGGCGGAGCCAGAGGGGCTGGAGGAACCAAAGGGACCTCAGCCAGCCAAGGGGCCCGGCCCTCTTGTGAGTGTTTTCATCAGCAACTACTGAAAATAACGGGCAATAACATGATTAAAGTttgtattgatgtgtgtgtgtgtgtgtgtgtgtgtgtgtgtgtgtgtgtgtgtgtgtgtgtgtgtgtgtgtgtgtgtgtgtgtgtgtgtgtgtgtgtgtgtgtgtgtgtgtgtgtgtgtgtgtgtgtgtgtgtgtgcagccatcCACAGGGGTCACCCATGGTTCCATGGGGGTGTCTCCAGAAGGGAGGCCGaaaggctggtggaggagcagggtctgGTGGAtgggtgagaccccccccccccctaaccctcgGTCTTCACCATCCACCACACTCTCCGAACTGTATTTCTAGTTTTGGGACATTGGCTCTGTCCCAAATGTGAACTTACATTCACAAATCAGAAACCCCAAAACGCATGTTTTGTAAATTCAGCTAAATGTCCCCAATGGAATGCTTTCTATGTATATGTTAAGCATGGCCTGCTAGCATTGTAGCTGGTTAGCCTTAGAAACAACACCCTCTtgtttatattaatatatgtatgtttccgtgtttgtgtgtgtgtgtgtgtgtgtgtctctctctagtaTGTTCCTGATCCGGGACAGTCAGCAGCAAGCCCTTTgctttgttctctctctgtgtcacaaACTCAAGACGAAACACTACTTGGTCATACCGGTCAGTCCCAGCTCTATTATGAAATTATGTATATTCCTTATGAAGGTATATTCTATATACAttctatatatttgtgtgtaagtgtgggggtaaataaatatatatctgtaatttatatatttatatttaataatctatacataatatttatttatatgtatggAGTACTGTGTGAGTACTACAGTGTACTTATATTAGGTTAATTAATGTATATTGATATACTTCTCTATGTTTAACTCTAAAGTGTGAGGAAGGAGGCCGCCAGTACTACTCCATGGACGACGGGGTGACGGTCTTTGCTGACCTGCTGCAGCTGGTGGAGTTCCACCAGATCAACCGAGGAATCCTCCCCGTCTGCCTCAAACACCCCTGTGTGGGTGTAGCACTTTGACCTCTACCCCGCCCTCTAGCTTAACCTCCACCCTCTAGCACCACCTCCAGCCTgtcacaccacctccaccatcggTTCCAAACCCAAGCTCCATCTCTGTcttcaccaccacacctccaccctccagctccacctccagcatTGGTTCCAAACTCAATCTCCACCTATACTACCAccatcacacctccaccctctagcTCCGCCTCTACTTCTAACCTTTAACTCCATTTCAACCTCCAACCTTTAGCTCCATCTccaacccaacccccaccctctAGCTCCAGCTCCACATTCACTCCACTGCCACCCCAATATTTACCAGAATCACTGTCACTATCTCCAGGGatatgtataaatgtgtgtatatatgatcCTCTTCGACCAGAAACCTGGAACAGGAAGTAACCCAAACACTTTTTCTTTAATAAGAGATAATGGGATTGTATCAGGCAACGCCTAGTTTTTACCCTAATAATTATTCGGTTCCATTCCAATATAGGGCGGGCTTATAAAGTCTGGTTGCacaatatacaaataatttACATTTTTACACGAGATAAGAGCGTCTGGATTTTCGTTGTGACGAAAACGTAGACGTTAATGTTGGCCACCTGGTGTCGCTGTTGACTTAATTTAACCGTTTCTTGAAATTGTGAGAGATGCGCAATATTTCGCCGGTAGCGTattttaaattatatatttaataaaactGTCTAATTACTTACGTCTCTGTTGGTGGCTAACAGGTGTAGTCTAACAGCCTGTTGTTCTTTTGTTCGCACATTCTATGTGAATGCTGCATCCttaatgttttttaattggaTTGGTCATTATCATTAGTTCTACGATGTTGGCATTAGTCGCAGATTTTCATCAAAGTTAATATGAAGGTTAACATTATTgtttattaaatacattttggGTTTTGTTTCATGTTTACATTCCAATATTGGCTGAATAAATTATTTCAAATGTTAACATCGTTCTGATTATCTCATCAAAGCTTAAaggacacaaaataaaatatttagcATTTATGTATTTACGTGTTTACAATTCGCTTCTatcgatctgtgtgtgtgtgtgtgtgtgtgtgtgtgtgtgtgtgtgtgtgtgtgtgtgtgtgtgtgtgtgtgtgtgtgtgtgtgtgtgtgtgtgtgtgtgtgtgtgtgtgtgtgtgtgtgtgtgtgtgtgtgtgtctccgggAAAAAAAACTCTTAAATCGAGCCCCCTCAGCCCATCCCGGGTTGCCATGGTAACAACCCCCCAGGCAGGTAAAGTAGAGCTGGGACATCTTTCTTTCCTCTGAAACCAACTTCCTAACTTCCTCCCATGATGGAGAACCCAGAACACGgagacacgcaaacacgcagGACTGAATCGTGAACACACTGAacctaacacgcacacacactaaagtcTAAAGGATATGATTcggatttttttatttgatttttccTGCCTGACACattccccaccccaccccctcacccataCCCCCCCCtacatctcccctctcccctcccatccctccatct
It contains:
- the grb7 gene encoding growth factor receptor-bound protein 7 — encoded protein: MLMVQTTTGEMTAVAGPWEELMEGEDDSYLSGSTMTLDLLDDEPPALRHPEPRPLTHSQPITISPARVKADEGRWSSSLPSIPNPFPELCSPPQSPVVIGSVPPSASDKHLIRVFGEDSYSRSLWVSRGATAKEVCHLLVQTAHCSDQESWALIEFHPSRGLERCLEDHEMVLQVQTSWSIKTDAKLLFRKNYAKYEFFRTPTLFFPEAMISDSADASHGIKSSELIETLLRSGSCPEIQGFLQVKEHSRRAWKRVYFLLRRSGLYSSTKGSSKEPRHLQCVADLGQLSVFQVVNGRRLYGAPSNYTFCIKPAREPVHTRGLKLLCAETEEARTCWTSAFRLFKYGKQLHSNFQFSKSAAQWSNDRTETRLRGSDASLVAMDFSGSAGRVISASEAKSVEREEGQSWRRREALLGNLAGRAPGLRPDSGVPGAGGARGAGGTKGTSASQGARPSSIHRGHPWFHGGVSRREAERLVEEQGLVDGMFLIRDSQQQALCFVLSLCHKLKTKHYLVIPCEEGGRQYYSMDDGVTVFADLLQLVEFHQINRGILPVCLKHPCVGVAL